In Paralcaligenes sp. KSB-10, the following are encoded in one genomic region:
- a CDS encoding DoxX family protein → MSKTMNPHQVPQAMTLHRRLWAGRIMSAIVVIALVADGTIQLFAPAQIASMLQETGFAMDLTRVVGPILLACAMLYAIPATSVLGAILVTGFLGGAICAHVRIGELGSPPEIISLLLGAMTWGGLYARDPRIRAILPLIR, encoded by the coding sequence ATGTCCAAAACCATGAACCCGCATCAAGTGCCTCAAGCCATGACCTTGCATCGCAGGCTGTGGGCCGGCCGGATAATGAGCGCGATTGTCGTTATCGCTCTGGTGGCAGACGGGACTATTCAGCTTTTCGCGCCAGCACAGATCGCGAGCATGTTGCAGGAAACTGGGTTCGCGATGGACCTGACCCGTGTCGTGGGCCCGATCCTACTCGCCTGCGCCATGCTTTACGCCATTCCAGCCACCTCCGTCCTCGGCGCGATCCTCGTGACAGGTTTTCTGGGAGGTGCCATCTGCGCCCATGTCCGCATTGGTGAGTTGGGGTCGCCGCCGGAAATCATTTCGCTGCTTCTGGGTGCGATGACATGGGGCGGCCTTTACGCGCGTGATCCCCGTATCCGGGCCATTCTGCCGCTCATCCGTTAA